One genomic segment of Cytobacillus sp. FSL H8-0458 includes these proteins:
- a CDS encoding glucose-1-phosphate adenylyltransferase, translated as MGKKKCVAMLLAGGKGSRLSSLTKSLAKPAVPFGGKYRIIDFTLSNCTNSGIDTVGVLTQYQPLVLNSYIGIGSAWDLDRKNGGVTVLPPYSESSEVKWYTGTASAIYQNLNYLKQYDPEYVLILSGDHIYKMNYELMLNYHIEKGADATISVIEVPWPEASRFGIMNTDEEMRVAEFEEKPAYPKNNLASMGIYIFNWSVLKEYLEMDDRNPESSHDFGKDIIPLMLDENKKLFAYPFNGYWKDVGTVKSLWEANMDLLDDECELNLFDHDWRIYSVNPNHPPQYISTQAEVAESLINEGCTVEGEVEKSVLFQGVLVGKNTVIRESVIMPDAVIGENVYIEKAIVPSGMNIPDGVVISASEEDDEIILITQEMIKGICS; from the coding sequence ATGGGAAAGAAAAAGTGCGTCGCAATGCTATTAGCAGGAGGGAAAGGGAGCAGGCTTAGTTCTCTGACAAAAAGCCTGGCGAAACCGGCCGTTCCTTTTGGAGGAAAGTATAGGATCATTGATTTTACATTGAGCAATTGCACCAATTCCGGAATTGATACAGTCGGTGTTCTGACACAATACCAGCCGCTGGTTCTGAATTCGTATATTGGCATAGGCAGCGCATGGGATCTTGACAGAAAGAACGGCGGCGTGACAGTGCTGCCCCCTTACAGCGAATCATCGGAGGTCAAATGGTATACGGGAACAGCCAGTGCCATTTATCAAAACCTTAACTATTTAAAGCAGTATGATCCTGAATATGTCCTGATTTTATCCGGTGATCATATTTATAAAATGAATTATGAGCTGATGCTGAATTATCATATTGAAAAAGGTGCGGATGCCACTATTTCTGTTATTGAAGTGCCTTGGCCGGAGGCAAGCAGGTTTGGCATCATGAACACAGATGAGGAGATGCGGGTCGCGGAATTTGAGGAAAAACCAGCATATCCCAAAAATAATCTGGCCTCCATGGGAATATATATTTTTAATTGGTCTGTTTTAAAGGAATATTTGGAAATGGATGACCGCAATCCGGAATCAAGCCATGACTTCGGGAAGGATATCATTCCATTAATGCTTGACGAAAATAAAAAGCTGTTCGCTTACCCGTTCAATGGCTATTGGAAGGACGTTGGTACAGTTAAGAGCCTGTGGGAAGCAAATATGGATTTACTGGATGATGAATGCGAGCTGAATCTTTTTGATCATGATTGGCGGATTTATTCGGTGAATCCGAATCACCCTCCACAGTATATTTCAACTCAAGCAGAGGTTGCAGAGTCTTTGATAAATGAAGGCTGTACGGTTGAGGGCGAAGTTGAAAAGTCAGTGCTTTTTCAAGGGGTTCTGGTTGGGAAGAATACGGTGATTCGTGAATCAGTCATCATGCCTGATGCTGTAATTGGTGAAAATGTTTATATTGAAAAGGCGATTGTGCCAAGCGGAATGAACATACCTGATGGCGTTGTGATTAGTGCTTCCGAAGAAGATGATGAAATTATTCTGATAACACAGGAAATGATAAAGGGAATTTGTTCTTAA